The Mercurialis annua linkage group LG2, ddMerAnnu1.2, whole genome shotgun sequence genome contains a region encoding:
- the LOC126667244 gene encoding nuclear transcription factor Y subunit C-9-like: MDQQGHGQHSSGAPPAPYGMQPYQPNQMMGPSGTGSLQSAASQSQLAQHQLAFQHIHQQQEQQLQQQLQSFWANQYQDIEQTTEFKNHSLPLARIKKIMKADEDVRMISAEAPVIFARACEMFVLELTLRSWNHTEENKRRTLQKNDIAAAITRTDIFDFLVDIVPREDLKDEVMGSVPTGNLPIGGPAEAMPYYYMQAQLAQQAAVPGMTVGKPATDQTLYGHHSHPYAVQPMWPQQPPPDS; encoded by the coding sequence ATGGATCAGCAAGGGCACGGCCAGCATTCTTCAGGTGCGCCTCCAGCGCCGTACGGGATGCAGCCGTATCAACCTAACCAGATGATGGGACCTTCCGGCACAGGATCACTTCAATCGGCTGCATCTCAATCTCAGCTTGCTCAGCACCAACTAGCTTTTCAGCATATCCATCAGCAGCAGGAGCAGCAATTGCAGCAACAGCTTCAGAGCTTTTGGGCTAATCAGTACCAAGATATTGAGCAGACTACTGAGTTTAAGAACCATAGCTTGCCATTGGCTAGGATTAAAAAGATCATGAAGGCGGACGAAGATGTGAGGATGATTTCGGCTGAAGCTCCGGTCATATTTGCTAGGGCTTGTGAAATGTTTGTCCTGGAATTGACATTACGGTCGTGGAATCACACGGAGGAAAACAAAAGGAGGACACTTCAGAAAAATGACATTGCTGCAGCTATCACGAGGActgatatttttgattttctcgTTGATATTGTACCCAGGGAGGATTTGAAAGATGAAGTAATGGGATCTGTTCCAACGGGGAACCTTCCAATAGGAGGCCCAGCTGAAGCCATGCCTTACTATTATATGCAGGCTCAGCTCGCACAACAGGCTGCTGTCCCGGGTATGACTGTGGGTAAGCCTGCCACAGATCAAACTCTCTATGGTCATCATTCTCACCCTTATGCTGTGCAGCCAATGTGGCCACAACAGCCACCTCCAGATTCTTGA
- the LOC126667237 gene encoding ATP-dependent (S)-NAD(P)H-hydrate dehydratase isoform X1 — MNLNITRNCRLAHSYSAVLRRQQFLIRSIVGGGGYSNRMQETHSFSGNVEADSLSILRAITPILDPVRYKGQAGKIAVIGGCREYTGAPYFAAISALKIGADLSHVFCTKDAAPVIKSYSPELIVHPILEESYNIGGGDKEQISAKVVAEVDKWMERFDCLVVGPGLGRDPFLLDCVSEIIKQARRSNVPIVVDGDGLFLVTNSLELVSGYPLAVLTPNVNEYKRLVQKILNCEVDGDAAHGQLLSLAKRIGGVTILRKGKSDLISDGETVKSVSIFGSPRRCGGQGDILSGSVAVFLSWAKKVAAEGNLSVSPENPTMLGCIAGSALLRKAASLAFEDKRRSTLTGDIIECLGRSFEDICPAH; from the exons ATGAATCTAAACATTACAAGAAACTGCAGATTAGCTCACTCTTACTCAGCTGTTTTGAGAAGGCAACAGTTCTTGATAAGGTCTATTGTAGGAGGAGGAGGTTACAGTAACAGAATGCAAGAAACACATTCTTTCAGTGGGAATGTGGAGGCTGATTCTTTAAGCATTTTGAGAGCAATTACTCCAATTCTTGACCCAGTTAGATATAAAGGCCAGGCAG GGAAAATTGCTGTGATTGGTGGGTGTAGAGAGTATACTGGTGCTCCTTATTTTGCTGCTATTTCAGCTTTGAAAATT GGTGCAGATTTGTCTCATGTGTTCTGTACAAAAGATGCTGCGCCCGTGATCAAAAGCTATAGCCCTGAGTTGATTGTGCACCCTATTCTGGAGGAGTCTTATAATATTGG GGGAGGGGACAAAGAGCAAATATCAGCAAAGGTTGTGGCCGAGGTTGATAAATGGATGGAGAGATTTGATTGTCTTGTTGTTGGACCTGGCCTTGGAAGGGATCCCTTTCTTCTG GACTGCGTGAGTGAAATTATCAAGCAGGCAAGGCGGTCAAATGTTCCAATAGTCGTAGACGGG GATGGATTATTTCTTGTAACAAACAGTCTTGAACTCGTTAGTGGCTATCCATTAGCTGTCCTGACCCCAAATGTGAATGAATATAAGCGCCTGGTACAAAAAATCTTGAACTGTGAAGTTGATGGTGATGCAGCACATGGCCAATTACTTTCTCTTGCCAAAAG GATCGGTGGTGTAACCATATTAAGGAAAGGAAAATCTGACCTCATTAGTGATGGCGAGACAG TCAAATCAGTAAGCATATTTGGCTCACCTAGGCGTTGTGGAGGCCAAGGCGATATCCTTTCTGGAAG TGTTGCTGTATTTTTATCTTGGGCAAAAAAAGTAGCCGCTGAAGGGAACTTGAGTGTCAG TCCGGAAAATCCTACAATGTTGGGGTGCATCGCTGGGTCTGCTTTACTAAGGAAAGCTGCATCGCTTGCTTTTGAGGACAAGAGAAGATCGACTCTCACTGGTGATATCATTGAGTGCTTGGGTAGAAG TTTCGAGGATATTTGTCCAGCCCATTAA
- the LOC126667237 gene encoding ATP-dependent (S)-NAD(P)H-hydrate dehydratase isoform X2, whose protein sequence is MQETHSFSGNVEADSLSILRAITPILDPVRYKGQAGKIAVIGGCREYTGAPYFAAISALKIGADLSHVFCTKDAAPVIKSYSPELIVHPILEESYNIGGGDKEQISAKVVAEVDKWMERFDCLVVGPGLGRDPFLLDCVSEIIKQARRSNVPIVVDGDGLFLVTNSLELVSGYPLAVLTPNVNEYKRLVQKILNCEVDGDAAHGQLLSLAKRIGGVTILRKGKSDLISDGETVKSVSIFGSPRRCGGQGDILSGSVAVFLSWAKKVAAEGNLSVSPENPTMLGCIAGSALLRKAASLAFEDKRRSTLTGDIIECLGRSFEDICPAH, encoded by the exons ATGCAAGAAACACATTCTTTCAGTGGGAATGTGGAGGCTGATTCTTTAAGCATTTTGAGAGCAATTACTCCAATTCTTGACCCAGTTAGATATAAAGGCCAGGCAG GGAAAATTGCTGTGATTGGTGGGTGTAGAGAGTATACTGGTGCTCCTTATTTTGCTGCTATTTCAGCTTTGAAAATT GGTGCAGATTTGTCTCATGTGTTCTGTACAAAAGATGCTGCGCCCGTGATCAAAAGCTATAGCCCTGAGTTGATTGTGCACCCTATTCTGGAGGAGTCTTATAATATTGG GGGAGGGGACAAAGAGCAAATATCAGCAAAGGTTGTGGCCGAGGTTGATAAATGGATGGAGAGATTTGATTGTCTTGTTGTTGGACCTGGCCTTGGAAGGGATCCCTTTCTTCTG GACTGCGTGAGTGAAATTATCAAGCAGGCAAGGCGGTCAAATGTTCCAATAGTCGTAGACGGG GATGGATTATTTCTTGTAACAAACAGTCTTGAACTCGTTAGTGGCTATCCATTAGCTGTCCTGACCCCAAATGTGAATGAATATAAGCGCCTGGTACAAAAAATCTTGAACTGTGAAGTTGATGGTGATGCAGCACATGGCCAATTACTTTCTCTTGCCAAAAG GATCGGTGGTGTAACCATATTAAGGAAAGGAAAATCTGACCTCATTAGTGATGGCGAGACAG TCAAATCAGTAAGCATATTTGGCTCACCTAGGCGTTGTGGAGGCCAAGGCGATATCCTTTCTGGAAG TGTTGCTGTATTTTTATCTTGGGCAAAAAAAGTAGCCGCTGAAGGGAACTTGAGTGTCAG TCCGGAAAATCCTACAATGTTGGGGTGCATCGCTGGGTCTGCTTTACTAAGGAAAGCTGCATCGCTTGCTTTTGAGGACAAGAGAAGATCGACTCTCACTGGTGATATCATTGAGTGCTTGGGTAGAAG TTTCGAGGATATTTGTCCAGCCCATTAA